From Erinaceus europaeus chromosome 9, mEriEur2.1, whole genome shotgun sequence, one genomic window encodes:
- the SCYL3 gene encoding protein-associating with the carboxyl-terminal domain of ezrin isoform X2 has product MGSENSALKSYTLKDPPFTLPSGLAVYPAVLQDGKLASVFVYKRENEDKVNKAAKHLKTLRHPCLLRFLSCTVEADGIHLVTERVQPLEVALETLSSAEVCAGIYDILLALIFLHDRFLRSIQSVRDPACVPPEEMSPEFTTLPESQGHARDAYAFGTLVESLLTILSEQVSADVVASFQQTLQSALLSPVPQLRPPLHNLLAHELFRNDFLEVVNFLKSLTLKSEEEKTEFFKFLLDRVSCLSEELIASRLVPLLLNQLVFAEPVAVKSFLPHLLGPKKDCTQGEAPCLLSPALFQARVIPVLLRLFEVHEEHVRLVLLSHLEAYVGHFSQEQLRRVILPQVLLGLRDTSDSIVAITLHSLAVLVSLLGPDVVVGGERTKIFKRTAPSFTKTTDLSPEGDQFSQLIKCPMNGISDVKSTSGDNENPASGPRKSEEWPDWSEPEESENKTVKIQVWPTSEATSSLLPNLRAEATWVDCEPSSSSSARSPGGEVISREMTPHPLSVTKEPLKSSSAEEGSLAPGRNPDQTKPPRLSSQERLLKAPSELGLGEEFTIQVKKKLVQEPELDWFADMVPEIKPPAAILILPELRTDGVSNMDDISPGMQFSSKFAAAEIPEGESEGWGEEGELNWEDTNW; this is encoded by the exons ATGGGATCAGAGAACAGTGCTTTGAAGAGTTACACGCTGAAGGATCCCCCTTTCACCTTACCCTCTGGACTGGCTGTGTATCCAGCTGTACTGCAAGATGGCAAATTGGCTTCTGTTTTTGTGtacaagagagaaaatgaagacaaagtTAATAAAGCTGCCAAG CACTTGAAGACACTTCGGCACCCTTGTTTGTTGAGGTTCTTGTCTTGCACAGTGGAAGCAGATGGCATCCATCTTGTCACTGAGCGAGTGCAGCCTCTGGAAGTGGCTTTGGAAACATTGTCTTCTGCAGAGGTCTGTGCTGGGATCTATGACATATTGCTGGCTCTTATCTTCCTTCACGACAGA TTTCTGAGGAGTATTCAGTCAGTAAGAGATCCGGCTTGTGTCCCTCCTGAAGAGATG TCTCCAGAATTCACAACTTTGCCAGAGTCTCAGGGACATGCACGGGATGCCTATGCATTTGGGACATTGGTGGAAAGTTTACTCACAATCTTGAGTGAACAGG TGTCAGCTGATGTGGTTGCCAGCTTCCAGCAAACCCTGCAGtctgccctgctgagccctgtcCCACAACTTCGGCCACCGCTACACAACCTCCTGGCCCATGAGCTATTCAG GAATGATTTCCTAGAAGTTGTGAATTTTCTGAAAAGTTTAACATTGAAGAGCGAAGAGGAAAAAACTGAATTCTTCAA GTTTCTGCTGGACAGAGTCAGCTGCTTGTCAGAAGAATTGATAGCCTCACGGTTGGTGCCTCTTCTGTTGAATCAGTTGGTGTTTGCAGAACCAGTAGCTGTTAAGAGCTTTCTTCCTCATCTGCTTGGCCCCAAAAAAG ACTGTACCCAGGGAGAAGCACCTTGCCTGCTGTCCCCAGCCTTGTTCCAGGCCCGGGTGATCCCCGTGCTGCTGCGGCTGTTCGAGGTGCACGAGGAGCATGTGCGCTTGGTACTGCTGTCACACCTGGAGGCATATGTGGGCCACTTCTCCCAGGAACAGCTAAGGAGAGTCATCCTGCCTCAG GTGTTACTGGGCCTTCGGGACACCAGCGATTCCATTGTGGCCATCACTCTCCACAGCTTGGCTGTGCTGGTATCTTTACTTGGACCTGACGTGGTTGTGGGGGGAGAGAGGACCAAGATCTTCAAACGCACTGCTCCAAGTTTTACAAAAACAACTGACCTTTCCCCAGAAG GTGATCAATTTTCTCAGCTTATAAAGTGTCCCATGAATGGAATCTCAGATGTGAAAAGTACCTCAGGAGACAATGAAAATCCTGCATCAGGTCCTAGAAAGTCTGAGGAATGGCCTGACTGGAGTGAGCCAGAGGAATCTGAGAACAAAACTGTCAAAATACAGGTATGGCCCACCTCTGAGGCCACCTCATCCCTGCTTCCTAACTTAAGAGCTGAGGCAACTTGGGTTGACTGTGAGCCCAGTAGTTCAAGTTCTGCCAGGAGCCCAGGAGGTGAGGTCATCTCAAGAGAGATGACACCTCATCCACTGTCTGTCACCAAAGAGCCTTTGAAATCAAGCTCAGCTGAAGAGGGCAGTCTTGCACCAGGAAGGAACCCCGATCAAACCAAGCCCCCCAGACTCTCATCACAAGAAAGGCTCCTTAAAGCTCCATCAGAACTGGGGTTGGGAGAGGAATTTACCATTCAGGTGAAAAAGAAGCTAGTGCAAGAGCCTGAGTTGGACTGGTTTGCTGATATGGTCCCAGAAATTAAGCCTCCAGCTGCTATTCTTATTTTACCTGAACTGAGGACAGATGGGGTTTCCAACATGGATGACATCTCACCAGGGATGCAGTTTTCCTCCAAATTTGCTGCAGCAGAAATTCCAGAG GGAGAGTCTGAAGGCTGGGGAGAAGAAGGGGAGCTCAACTGGGAAGATACGAACTGGTGA
- the SCYL3 gene encoding protein-associating with the carboxyl-terminal domain of ezrin isoform X1 yields the protein MGSENSALKSYTLKDPPFTLPSGLAVYPAVLQDGKLASVFVYKRENEDKVNKAAKHLKTLRHPCLLRFLSCTVEADGIHLVTERVQPLEVALETLSSAEVCAGIYDILLALIFLHDRGHLTHNNVCMSSVFVSEDGHWKLGGMDTVCSHPQATPEFLRSIQSVRDPACVPPEEMSPEFTTLPESQGHARDAYAFGTLVESLLTILSEQVSADVVASFQQTLQSALLSPVPQLRPPLHNLLAHELFRNDFLEVVNFLKSLTLKSEEEKTEFFKFLLDRVSCLSEELIASRLVPLLLNQLVFAEPVAVKSFLPHLLGPKKDCTQGEAPCLLSPALFQARVIPVLLRLFEVHEEHVRLVLLSHLEAYVGHFSQEQLRRVILPQVLLGLRDTSDSIVAITLHSLAVLVSLLGPDVVVGGERTKIFKRTAPSFTKTTDLSPEGDQFSQLIKCPMNGISDVKSTSGDNENPASGPRKSEEWPDWSEPEESENKTVKIQVWPTSEATSSLLPNLRAEATWVDCEPSSSSSARSPGGEVISREMTPHPLSVTKEPLKSSSAEEGSLAPGRNPDQTKPPRLSSQERLLKAPSELGLGEEFTIQVKKKLVQEPELDWFADMVPEIKPPAAILILPELRTDGVSNMDDISPGMQFSSKFAAAEIPEGESEGWGEEGELNWEDTNW from the exons ATGGGATCAGAGAACAGTGCTTTGAAGAGTTACACGCTGAAGGATCCCCCTTTCACCTTACCCTCTGGACTGGCTGTGTATCCAGCTGTACTGCAAGATGGCAAATTGGCTTCTGTTTTTGTGtacaagagagaaaatgaagacaaagtTAATAAAGCTGCCAAG CACTTGAAGACACTTCGGCACCCTTGTTTGTTGAGGTTCTTGTCTTGCACAGTGGAAGCAGATGGCATCCATCTTGTCACTGAGCGAGTGCAGCCTCTGGAAGTGGCTTTGGAAACATTGTCTTCTGCAGAGGTCTGTGCTGGGATCTATGACATATTGCTGGCTCTTATCTTCCTTCACGACAGA GGGCACCTCacacataataatgtgtgcatGTCCTCTGTGTTTGTGAGTGAAGACGGGCACTGGAAGCTAGGCGGCATGGATACGGTCTGCAGTCATCCCCAGGCCACCCCCGAG TTTCTGAGGAGTATTCAGTCAGTAAGAGATCCGGCTTGTGTCCCTCCTGAAGAGATG TCTCCAGAATTCACAACTTTGCCAGAGTCTCAGGGACATGCACGGGATGCCTATGCATTTGGGACATTGGTGGAAAGTTTACTCACAATCTTGAGTGAACAGG TGTCAGCTGATGTGGTTGCCAGCTTCCAGCAAACCCTGCAGtctgccctgctgagccctgtcCCACAACTTCGGCCACCGCTACACAACCTCCTGGCCCATGAGCTATTCAG GAATGATTTCCTAGAAGTTGTGAATTTTCTGAAAAGTTTAACATTGAAGAGCGAAGAGGAAAAAACTGAATTCTTCAA GTTTCTGCTGGACAGAGTCAGCTGCTTGTCAGAAGAATTGATAGCCTCACGGTTGGTGCCTCTTCTGTTGAATCAGTTGGTGTTTGCAGAACCAGTAGCTGTTAAGAGCTTTCTTCCTCATCTGCTTGGCCCCAAAAAAG ACTGTACCCAGGGAGAAGCACCTTGCCTGCTGTCCCCAGCCTTGTTCCAGGCCCGGGTGATCCCCGTGCTGCTGCGGCTGTTCGAGGTGCACGAGGAGCATGTGCGCTTGGTACTGCTGTCACACCTGGAGGCATATGTGGGCCACTTCTCCCAGGAACAGCTAAGGAGAGTCATCCTGCCTCAG GTGTTACTGGGCCTTCGGGACACCAGCGATTCCATTGTGGCCATCACTCTCCACAGCTTGGCTGTGCTGGTATCTTTACTTGGACCTGACGTGGTTGTGGGGGGAGAGAGGACCAAGATCTTCAAACGCACTGCTCCAAGTTTTACAAAAACAACTGACCTTTCCCCAGAAG GTGATCAATTTTCTCAGCTTATAAAGTGTCCCATGAATGGAATCTCAGATGTGAAAAGTACCTCAGGAGACAATGAAAATCCTGCATCAGGTCCTAGAAAGTCTGAGGAATGGCCTGACTGGAGTGAGCCAGAGGAATCTGAGAACAAAACTGTCAAAATACAGGTATGGCCCACCTCTGAGGCCACCTCATCCCTGCTTCCTAACTTAAGAGCTGAGGCAACTTGGGTTGACTGTGAGCCCAGTAGTTCAAGTTCTGCCAGGAGCCCAGGAGGTGAGGTCATCTCAAGAGAGATGACACCTCATCCACTGTCTGTCACCAAAGAGCCTTTGAAATCAAGCTCAGCTGAAGAGGGCAGTCTTGCACCAGGAAGGAACCCCGATCAAACCAAGCCCCCCAGACTCTCATCACAAGAAAGGCTCCTTAAAGCTCCATCAGAACTGGGGTTGGGAGAGGAATTTACCATTCAGGTGAAAAAGAAGCTAGTGCAAGAGCCTGAGTTGGACTGGTTTGCTGATATGGTCCCAGAAATTAAGCCTCCAGCTGCTATTCTTATTTTACCTGAACTGAGGACAGATGGGGTTTCCAACATGGATGACATCTCACCAGGGATGCAGTTTTCCTCCAAATTTGCTGCAGCAGAAATTCCAGAG GGAGAGTCTGAAGGCTGGGGAGAAGAAGGGGAGCTCAACTGGGAAGATACGAACTGGTGA
- the SCYL3 gene encoding protein-associating with the carboxyl-terminal domain of ezrin isoform X3, which produces MASILSLSECSLWKWLWKHCLLQRSVLGSMTYCWLLSSFTTETERNGERRRRHRRGEKERHLQNCFTACEATPLQGHLTHNNVCMSSVFVSEDGHWKLGGMDTVCSHPQATPEFLRSIQSVRDPACVPPEEMSPEFTTLPESQGHARDAYAFGTLVESLLTILSEQVSADVVASFQQTLQSALLSPVPQLRPPLHNLLAHELFRNDFLEVVNFLKSLTLKSEEEKTEFFKFLLDRVSCLSEELIASRLVPLLLNQLVFAEPVAVKSFLPHLLGPKKDCTQGEAPCLLSPALFQARVIPVLLRLFEVHEEHVRLVLLSHLEAYVGHFSQEQLRRVILPQVLLGLRDTSDSIVAITLHSLAVLVSLLGPDVVVGGERTKIFKRTAPSFTKTTDLSPEGDQFSQLIKCPMNGISDVKSTSGDNENPASGPRKSEEWPDWSEPEESENKTVKIQVWPTSEATSSLLPNLRAEATWVDCEPSSSSSARSPGGEVISREMTPHPLSVTKEPLKSSSAEEGSLAPGRNPDQTKPPRLSSQERLLKAPSELGLGEEFTIQVKKKLVQEPELDWFADMVPEIKPPAAILILPELRTDGVSNMDDISPGMQFSSKFAAAEIPEGESEGWGEEGELNWEDTNW; this is translated from the exons ATGGCATCCATCTTGTCACTGAGCGAGTGCAGCCTCTGGAAGTGGCTTTGGAAACATTGTCTTCTGCAGAGGTCTGTGCTGGGATCTATGACATATTGCTGGCTCTTATCTTCCTTCACGACAGA gacagagagaaatggagagaggaggagaagacacagaaggggagagaaagagagacatctgcagaactgctttactgcttgtgaagcgactcctctgcag GGGCACCTCacacataataatgtgtgcatGTCCTCTGTGTTTGTGAGTGAAGACGGGCACTGGAAGCTAGGCGGCATGGATACGGTCTGCAGTCATCCCCAGGCCACCCCCGAG TTTCTGAGGAGTATTCAGTCAGTAAGAGATCCGGCTTGTGTCCCTCCTGAAGAGATG TCTCCAGAATTCACAACTTTGCCAGAGTCTCAGGGACATGCACGGGATGCCTATGCATTTGGGACATTGGTGGAAAGTTTACTCACAATCTTGAGTGAACAGG TGTCAGCTGATGTGGTTGCCAGCTTCCAGCAAACCCTGCAGtctgccctgctgagccctgtcCCACAACTTCGGCCACCGCTACACAACCTCCTGGCCCATGAGCTATTCAG GAATGATTTCCTAGAAGTTGTGAATTTTCTGAAAAGTTTAACATTGAAGAGCGAAGAGGAAAAAACTGAATTCTTCAA GTTTCTGCTGGACAGAGTCAGCTGCTTGTCAGAAGAATTGATAGCCTCACGGTTGGTGCCTCTTCTGTTGAATCAGTTGGTGTTTGCAGAACCAGTAGCTGTTAAGAGCTTTCTTCCTCATCTGCTTGGCCCCAAAAAAG ACTGTACCCAGGGAGAAGCACCTTGCCTGCTGTCCCCAGCCTTGTTCCAGGCCCGGGTGATCCCCGTGCTGCTGCGGCTGTTCGAGGTGCACGAGGAGCATGTGCGCTTGGTACTGCTGTCACACCTGGAGGCATATGTGGGCCACTTCTCCCAGGAACAGCTAAGGAGAGTCATCCTGCCTCAG GTGTTACTGGGCCTTCGGGACACCAGCGATTCCATTGTGGCCATCACTCTCCACAGCTTGGCTGTGCTGGTATCTTTACTTGGACCTGACGTGGTTGTGGGGGGAGAGAGGACCAAGATCTTCAAACGCACTGCTCCAAGTTTTACAAAAACAACTGACCTTTCCCCAGAAG GTGATCAATTTTCTCAGCTTATAAAGTGTCCCATGAATGGAATCTCAGATGTGAAAAGTACCTCAGGAGACAATGAAAATCCTGCATCAGGTCCTAGAAAGTCTGAGGAATGGCCTGACTGGAGTGAGCCAGAGGAATCTGAGAACAAAACTGTCAAAATACAGGTATGGCCCACCTCTGAGGCCACCTCATCCCTGCTTCCTAACTTAAGAGCTGAGGCAACTTGGGTTGACTGTGAGCCCAGTAGTTCAAGTTCTGCCAGGAGCCCAGGAGGTGAGGTCATCTCAAGAGAGATGACACCTCATCCACTGTCTGTCACCAAAGAGCCTTTGAAATCAAGCTCAGCTGAAGAGGGCAGTCTTGCACCAGGAAGGAACCCCGATCAAACCAAGCCCCCCAGACTCTCATCACAAGAAAGGCTCCTTAAAGCTCCATCAGAACTGGGGTTGGGAGAGGAATTTACCATTCAGGTGAAAAAGAAGCTAGTGCAAGAGCCTGAGTTGGACTGGTTTGCTGATATGGTCCCAGAAATTAAGCCTCCAGCTGCTATTCTTATTTTACCTGAACTGAGGACAGATGGGGTTTCCAACATGGATGACATCTCACCAGGGATGCAGTTTTCCTCCAAATTTGCTGCAGCAGAAATTCCAGAG GGAGAGTCTGAAGGCTGGGGAGAAGAAGGGGAGCTCAACTGGGAAGATACGAACTGGTGA